TCTCAGAAACTTTATTGATGTAGCCCGGCTTATGGGCGGTTATGGTTGAAACAGTACGGGTATCTATATCAAGCACTCCACCGTTTTCCCTTTCCTTTGCCAAAAGCCCTTTTACCTGTTCCCATTGCTGCTTAGTAGAGTCCGATGATCCTTTAAGAAAACTGTCATCACCCTCATATGGAGTATAATTTAGCTGAATAAAGTTACGCACATCTATTTCCTCACACCAGTTTCCTTCGATAAAATCTTTCAATGCATCCATTCGTAATCACCTCAGGATATATTTACCCTTATTTTGTGCATTGTATCCAAAATAAATTAACCTGTACTATCTAAGTTCAATATGACAGTACATGTCAAGAACAAAATCGGACTATTTATCTTTACCGGTCATTACCCCCATGTTATTCAAAAACCCATTCCAACCTTGCAGTGAATGCCTTTTTTTGAGTTGTATGATTCATCCCCTGAAAAAAGTATACTCCATGGTTTTCCGGATAAATCCCTTTACCGATGGTTATTTTATCCCCCAATTTGGTTTCAGACAGCAGGTCTATCCTGAGTGAATCCAGCTGTCCCTGCATTGATAAATCCCCGAAAAAGCTGTCCATTATCCAATCGATGTATTTTGCATTATTAACATGCCTATTTACATCTATATCGCTATAAGCTGCAGTAATATGACTTTGTTCCGGCAAGTCACATTCTATCTTCAATTTATCAAGCTTTTCATCAATCCCATGTTCTTGCTGATTTATTGGTATACCCTCAGGTATAACATCTGACATTTTTTTGGGTCTCATTGTATCCTTGTCAAGTACCAGCCATGATGTGGTAGCTGAACACACAAGCTCACCGTTTCCCTTGAATATTAAAAAATCTCTCACGGCAAATAAGCCATCAGTTCCTTTCGGCCAGGTTTTTACCCTTAACTCGTCTTTCCAGCCTGCAATACCGTACACTTTAACTTTAGCTCTGGACAAAACCCATATAAGTTCAGAATTATTAAAACTCTGTATATATCCAAGTTCCAGATTGTTTGCATGATTTGCAGCTGCCTCCTGCATGTAGCTAAACAATGAACCGGTT
This genomic window from Clostridia bacterium contains:
- a CDS encoding thioesterase; protein product: MRKVWEESFSVKISEVDFKNRIKTGSLFSYMQEAAANHANNLELGYIQSFNNSELIWVLSRAKVKVYGIAGWKDELRVKTWPKGTDGLFAVRDFLIFKGNGELVCSATTSWLVLDKDTMRPKKMSDVIPEGIPINQQEHGIDEKLDKLKIECDLPEQSHITAAYSDIDVNRHVNNAKYIDWIMDSFFGDLSMQGQLDSLRIDLLSETKLGDKITIGKGIYPENHGVYFFQGMNHTTQKKAFTARLEWVFE